One region of Myxocyprinus asiaticus isolate MX2 ecotype Aquarium Trade chromosome 38, UBuf_Myxa_2, whole genome shotgun sequence genomic DNA includes:
- the LOC127428941 gene encoding gelsolin-like isoform X1, translated as MVYHPEFERAGQQPGLQVWRVEKFDLVAVPENLYGGFYTGDAYVVLNTIKQRSGNLQYDLHFWLGDYCTQDESGAAAIFTVQMDDYLGGKPIQYREVQGYESKAFLGYFKKGLQYMKGGVASGFKHVVTNEVTVQRVLHVKGRRVVRAMEVPVSWDSFNQGDCFILDLGNEIYQWCGSKSNRFEKLKATQLAKGIRDNERSGRARMYVCDEGMEREKMLEVLGEKPDLPEGASDDIKADASNRKMAKLYKVSDASGDMTIALVAAENPFSQSALESSDCFILDHGSDGKIFVWKGKDANFEERKASMKAADEFIKKMGYPKHTQVQILPEMGETPLFKQFFKNWRDLDQTEGLGVAYVSNSIAKIEKVPFDASTLHDSPAMAAQHGMIDDGNGEKQIWRIEGSDKVPVDPSTYGQFYGGDSYIILYGYHHGGRQGHIIYIWQGKDSSQDEIGASAILAAQLDNELGGGPVQVAGAPLTTQVRVVQGKEPAHLMSLFGGQPMVVHKGGTSRDGGQMEPAKTRLFQVRSNSTGCTRAVEIEAMSSNLNSNDAFVLVTPATSIMWVGRGASDTEKHGAQQLCDILGVSPSVLREGGENDNFWEALGGKAEYRTSGRLQDKLNAHPPRLFACSNKTGRFIIEEVPGEMTQEDLATDDVMILDTWDQVFVWIGNEAHEEEKSEAMASAVRYIETDPANRDLRTPIVKIKQGFEPPTFTGWFLGWDHDYWSTDPLERAMAELEL; from the exons ATGGTGTACCACCCTGAGTTTGAGCGAGCGGGCCAACAGCCTGGGCTCCAAGTGTGGAGAGTCGAGAAATTTGATTTGGTTGCTGTTCCTGAGAACCTCTATGGAGGGTTCTACACAGGTGATGCCTATGTGGTGCTCAATACTATCAAACAACGCTCTGGCAACCTACAATATGACCTCCACTTCTGGCTGG GTGACTACTGCACACAGGATGAGAGTGGGGCGGCTGCCATTTTCACAGTGCAGATGGATGACTATTTGGGTGGAAAGCCCATCCAGTACCGTGAGGTTCAGGGCTATGAGTCGAAAGCTTTCCTGGGCTACTTTAAGAAAGGACTGCAGTACATG AAAGGTGGAGTTGCCTCAGGATTTAAACATGTGGTCACCAATGAAGTTACAGTGCAGCGTGTGCTACACGTCAAAGGTCGTCGTGTTGTCAGGGCAATGGAAGTACCAGTCAGTTGGGACAGCTTTAACCAGGGAGACTGCTTCATCTTGGACCTTGGAAAT GAGATCTACCAGTGGTGTGGCTCAAAAAGTAACCGCTTTGAGAAGCTGAAAGCCACTCAGCTTGCGAAAGGCATTCGTGACAATGAACGCAGTGGGCGAGCCCGCATGTACGTATGTGATGAAGGAATGGAACGAGAGAAGATGTTGGAG GTTCTTGGAGAAAAGCCTGACCTGCCTGAAGGAGCATCTGATGACATCAAGGCTGATGCCTCCAATAGGAAGATGGCCAAACTCTATAAG GTGTCTGATGCCAGTGGAGACATGACGATTGCACTGGTGGCCGCTGAGAACCCCTTCTCCCAGAGTGCTCTGGAATCTAGTGACTGCTTCATCCTGGACCATGGCTCAGATGGCAAGATCTTTGTTTGGAAAG GCAAAGATGccaattttgaagagagaaaggCTTCCATGAAGGCAGCAGATGAGTTTATTAAGAAAATGGGTTACCCCAAGCACACTCAAGTGCAGATTCTTCCAGAGATGGGTGAAACTCCTCTATTCAAGCAGTTCTTTAAAAACTGGCGTGATTTGGACCAGACGGAGGGCCTGGGTGTGGCTTATGTCTCCAACAGCATCGCTAAGATTGAGAAAGTGCCATTTGATGCTTCCACCTTGCATGATTCCCCAGCCATGGCCGCACAACACGGAATGATTGACGATGGCAATGGAGAGAAACAG ATCTGGCGTATTGAAGGTTCAGATAAGGTTCCAGTTGACCCCTCTACCTATGGCCAATTCTATGGTGGAGACAGTTATATTATTCTGTACGGTTATCACCATGGAGGCAGACAGGGTCACATCATCTACATCTG GCAGGGTAAGGACTCATCGCAAGATGAGATTGGAGCATCTGCCATCTTAGCCGCCCAGCTGGACAATGAGCTTGGAGGTGGACCTGTACAG GTGGCTGGTGCTCCCCTCACCACTCAG GTGCGGGTGGTTCAGGGTAAGGAACCAGCTCACCTGATGAGTCTGTTCGGAGGGCAGCCCATGGTGGTGCACAAGGGTGGCACCTCCAGGGATGGAGGTCAGATGGAGCCAGCCAAGACTCGGCTGTTCCAAGTGCGCTCAAACTCTACAGGGTGCACACGAGCAGTGGAG ATTGAAGCCATGTCCTCTAATCTGAACTCCAACGATGCCTTTGTCTTGGTGACCCCAGCCACTTCTATCATGTGGGTGGGACGTGGAGCCAGTGATACAGAGAAACATGGAGCACAGCAGCTTTGTGACATCCTAGGAGTTTCGCCCTCTGTGCTACGTGAAGGAGGGGAGAATG ATAACTTCTGGGAGGCTCTGGGAGGAAAGGCAGAATACCGCACATCCGGCAGGCTTCAGGATAAGCTGAATGCCCATCCGCCACGACTGTTTGCCTGCTCAAACAAAACTGGACGCTTCATT ATTGAGGAGGTACCTGGGGAGATGACCCAGGAAGACCTGGCTACAGATGATGTCATGATCCTTGACACCTGGGACCAG GTGTTTGTTTGGATTGGTAATGAGGCTCATGAGGAGGAGAAGTCTGAGGCTATGGCATCAG
- the LOC127428941 gene encoding gelsolin-like isoform X2 produces the protein MVYHPEFERAGQQPGLQVWRVEKFDLVAVPENLYGGFYTGDAYVVLNTIKQRSGNLQYDLHFWLGDYCTQDESGAAAIFTVQMDDYLGGKPIQYREVQGYESKAFLGYFKKGLQYMKGGVASGFKHVVTNEVTVQRVLHVKGRRVVRAMEVPVSWDSFNQGDCFILDLGNEIYQWCGSKSNRFEKLKATQLAKGIRDNERSGRARMYVCDEGMEREKMLEVLGEKPDLPEGASDDIKADASNRKMAKLYKVSDASGDMTIALVAAENPFSQSALESSDCFILDHGSDGKIFVWKGKDANFEERKASMKAADEFIKKMGYPKHTQVQILPEMGETPLFKQFFKNWRDLDQTEGLGVAYVSNSIAKIEKVPFDASTLHDSPAMAAQHGMIDDGNGEKQIWRIEGSDKVPVDPSTYGQFYGGDSYIILYGYHHGGRQGHIIYIWQGKDSSQDEIGASAILAAQLDNELGGGPVQVRVVQGKEPAHLMSLFGGQPMVVHKGGTSRDGGQMEPAKTRLFQVRSNSTGCTRAVEIEAMSSNLNSNDAFVLVTPATSIMWVGRGASDTEKHGAQQLCDILGVSPSVLREGGENDNFWEALGGKAEYRTSGRLQDKLNAHPPRLFACSNKTGRFIIEEVPGEMTQEDLATDDVMILDTWDQVFVWIGNEAHEEEKSEAMASAVRYIETDPANRDLRTPIVKIKQGFEPPTFTGWFLGWDHDYWSTDPLERAMAELEL, from the exons ATGGTGTACCACCCTGAGTTTGAGCGAGCGGGCCAACAGCCTGGGCTCCAAGTGTGGAGAGTCGAGAAATTTGATTTGGTTGCTGTTCCTGAGAACCTCTATGGAGGGTTCTACACAGGTGATGCCTATGTGGTGCTCAATACTATCAAACAACGCTCTGGCAACCTACAATATGACCTCCACTTCTGGCTGG GTGACTACTGCACACAGGATGAGAGTGGGGCGGCTGCCATTTTCACAGTGCAGATGGATGACTATTTGGGTGGAAAGCCCATCCAGTACCGTGAGGTTCAGGGCTATGAGTCGAAAGCTTTCCTGGGCTACTTTAAGAAAGGACTGCAGTACATG AAAGGTGGAGTTGCCTCAGGATTTAAACATGTGGTCACCAATGAAGTTACAGTGCAGCGTGTGCTACACGTCAAAGGTCGTCGTGTTGTCAGGGCAATGGAAGTACCAGTCAGTTGGGACAGCTTTAACCAGGGAGACTGCTTCATCTTGGACCTTGGAAAT GAGATCTACCAGTGGTGTGGCTCAAAAAGTAACCGCTTTGAGAAGCTGAAAGCCACTCAGCTTGCGAAAGGCATTCGTGACAATGAACGCAGTGGGCGAGCCCGCATGTACGTATGTGATGAAGGAATGGAACGAGAGAAGATGTTGGAG GTTCTTGGAGAAAAGCCTGACCTGCCTGAAGGAGCATCTGATGACATCAAGGCTGATGCCTCCAATAGGAAGATGGCCAAACTCTATAAG GTGTCTGATGCCAGTGGAGACATGACGATTGCACTGGTGGCCGCTGAGAACCCCTTCTCCCAGAGTGCTCTGGAATCTAGTGACTGCTTCATCCTGGACCATGGCTCAGATGGCAAGATCTTTGTTTGGAAAG GCAAAGATGccaattttgaagagagaaaggCTTCCATGAAGGCAGCAGATGAGTTTATTAAGAAAATGGGTTACCCCAAGCACACTCAAGTGCAGATTCTTCCAGAGATGGGTGAAACTCCTCTATTCAAGCAGTTCTTTAAAAACTGGCGTGATTTGGACCAGACGGAGGGCCTGGGTGTGGCTTATGTCTCCAACAGCATCGCTAAGATTGAGAAAGTGCCATTTGATGCTTCCACCTTGCATGATTCCCCAGCCATGGCCGCACAACACGGAATGATTGACGATGGCAATGGAGAGAAACAG ATCTGGCGTATTGAAGGTTCAGATAAGGTTCCAGTTGACCCCTCTACCTATGGCCAATTCTATGGTGGAGACAGTTATATTATTCTGTACGGTTATCACCATGGAGGCAGACAGGGTCACATCATCTACATCTG GCAGGGTAAGGACTCATCGCAAGATGAGATTGGAGCATCTGCCATCTTAGCCGCCCAGCTGGACAATGAGCTTGGAGGTGGACCTGTACAG GTGCGGGTGGTTCAGGGTAAGGAACCAGCTCACCTGATGAGTCTGTTCGGAGGGCAGCCCATGGTGGTGCACAAGGGTGGCACCTCCAGGGATGGAGGTCAGATGGAGCCAGCCAAGACTCGGCTGTTCCAAGTGCGCTCAAACTCTACAGGGTGCACACGAGCAGTGGAG ATTGAAGCCATGTCCTCTAATCTGAACTCCAACGATGCCTTTGTCTTGGTGACCCCAGCCACTTCTATCATGTGGGTGGGACGTGGAGCCAGTGATACAGAGAAACATGGAGCACAGCAGCTTTGTGACATCCTAGGAGTTTCGCCCTCTGTGCTACGTGAAGGAGGGGAGAATG ATAACTTCTGGGAGGCTCTGGGAGGAAAGGCAGAATACCGCACATCCGGCAGGCTTCAGGATAAGCTGAATGCCCATCCGCCACGACTGTTTGCCTGCTCAAACAAAACTGGACGCTTCATT ATTGAGGAGGTACCTGGGGAGATGACCCAGGAAGACCTGGCTACAGATGATGTCATGATCCTTGACACCTGGGACCAG GTGTTTGTTTGGATTGGTAATGAGGCTCATGAGGAGGAGAAGTCTGAGGCTATGGCATCAG